A single region of the Mugil cephalus isolate CIBA_MC_2020 chromosome 4, CIBA_Mcephalus_1.1, whole genome shotgun sequence genome encodes:
- the LOC125006473 gene encoding semaphorin-3D-like isoform X1 — translation MTTQAVGGVRAGGAGPLLTLTVFLVQLLWMKPSDADSSPDARTWSQTGPRLQLSHSDLRNGSAVFWGARASGGYQVLLLDEDQGWLLVGGKDHIYLLRPDAPDQTPRTIYWPAEREHVDHCVLAGKRVETECANFVRLLQPFNKTHVYACGTGAFHPQCTYLHLGHNTEQPVFVLSPSLESGRGKCPFSPREAFTARLTDGELYAGTSVDFMGANAAVFRASIHGDSQHYIRTEAYDHNWLNEPEFVGSFSIPDTHSPDDDKVYFFFKERAVEASQWDRRVYSRVARVCKNDVGGKRSLINRWTTFLKARLVCSVPGPSGVDTQFDELEDIFVLETKDPQNPTIYGVFSTSSSVFRGSAVCVYSMASIRAAFNGPFAHKEGPDYRWVEFKGRIPYPRPGTVSPHFTHSDTLITAVITI, via the exons ATGACCACGCAGGCGGTGGGAGGAGTCAGGGCCGGAGGGGCGGGGCCTCTCCTGACGCTGACGGTGTTTCTCGTCCAGCTGCTGTGGATGAAGCCGTCGGACGCCGACTCGAGTCCAGACGCCAGAACCTGGAGCCAAACGGGGCCCCGCCTCCAGCTGTCCCACTCAG ATCTAAGGAACGGTTCTGCCGTGTTCTGGGGGGCCCGGGCCAGCGGGGGCTACCAGGTCCTGCTCCTGGATGAGGACCAGGGCTGGTTACTGGTCGGGGGCAAAGACCACATCTACCTCCTGAGACCAGACGCCCCGGATCAGACGCCCAGGACG ATTTACTGGCCTGCAGAGCGAGAACACGTTGATCACTGCGTCCTGGCCGGTAAACGTGTGGAG ACAGAATGCGCCAACTTTGTGCGTCTGCTGCAGCCGTTCAACAAAACCCACGTTTACGCCTGTGGAACCGGCGCCTTCCACCCCCAGTGCACCTACCTGCACCTGGGCCACAACACGGAG CAGCCAGTGTTCGTGTTGTCTCCGTCCCTGGAGTCGGGCCGAGGAAAGTGTCCCTTCAGTCCCAGAGAAGCCTTCACTGCCCGACTGACTG ACGGGGAGCTGTACGCTGGGACCTCAGTGGATTTCATGGGGGCGAACGCCGCCGTCTTCAGGGCGTCGATCCACGGCGACAGTCAACATTACATCCGCACCGAAGCCTACGACCACAACTGGCTCAACG AGCCGGAGTTCGTGGGCTCCTTCTCCATCCCCGACACTCACAGTCCAGACGACGACAaagtttatttcttcttcaaGGAGCGAGCGGTGGAGGCCAGTCAGTGGGACCGGAGGGTTTACAGCCGAGTGGCTCGAGTCTGCAAG AATGACGTCGGGGGAAAGCGGAGTCTGATTAACCGTTGGACCACCTTCCTCAAGGCCCGGCTGGTCTGTTCTGTTCCAGGACCGTCTGGAGTCGACACCCAGTTCGATGAGCTCG AGGACATCTTTGTCCTGGAGACCAAGGACCCTCAAAACCCAACTATCTACGGAGTCTTCAGCACATCCAG ctcTGTATTTCGTGGCTCTGCGGTTTGTGTTTACTCCATGGCCTCCATCCGAGCTGCTTTCAACGGACCCTTCGCCCATAAAGAGGGTCCCGACTATCGCTGGGTGGAGTTTAAAGGACGCATCCCGTACCCCAGACCTGGAACCGTGAGTCCACACTTCACCCACTCAGACACATTAATTACTGCTGTTATTACCATTTAG
- the LOC125006473 gene encoding semaphorin-3D-like isoform X2 yields MTTQAVGGVRAGGAGPLLTLTVFLVQLLWMKPSDADSSPDARTWSQTGPRLQLSHSDLRNGSAVFWGARASGGYQVLLLDEDQGWLLVGGKDHIYLLRPDAPDQTPRTIYWPAEREHVDHCVLAGKRVETECANFVRLLQPFNKTHVYACGTGAFHPQCTYLHLGHNTEPVFVLSPSLESGRGKCPFSPREAFTARLTDGELYAGTSVDFMGANAAVFRASIHGDSQHYIRTEAYDHNWLNEPEFVGSFSIPDTHSPDDDKVYFFFKERAVEASQWDRRVYSRVARVCKNDVGGKRSLINRWTTFLKARLVCSVPGPSGVDTQFDELEDIFVLETKDPQNPTIYGVFSTSSSVFRGSAVCVYSMASIRAAFNGPFAHKEGPDYRWVEFKGRIPYPRPGTVSPHFTHSDTLITAVITI; encoded by the exons ATGACCACGCAGGCGGTGGGAGGAGTCAGGGCCGGAGGGGCGGGGCCTCTCCTGACGCTGACGGTGTTTCTCGTCCAGCTGCTGTGGATGAAGCCGTCGGACGCCGACTCGAGTCCAGACGCCAGAACCTGGAGCCAAACGGGGCCCCGCCTCCAGCTGTCCCACTCAG ATCTAAGGAACGGTTCTGCCGTGTTCTGGGGGGCCCGGGCCAGCGGGGGCTACCAGGTCCTGCTCCTGGATGAGGACCAGGGCTGGTTACTGGTCGGGGGCAAAGACCACATCTACCTCCTGAGACCAGACGCCCCGGATCAGACGCCCAGGACG ATTTACTGGCCTGCAGAGCGAGAACACGTTGATCACTGCGTCCTGGCCGGTAAACGTGTGGAG ACAGAATGCGCCAACTTTGTGCGTCTGCTGCAGCCGTTCAACAAAACCCACGTTTACGCCTGTGGAACCGGCGCCTTCCACCCCCAGTGCACCTACCTGCACCTGGGCCACAACACGGAG CCAGTGTTCGTGTTGTCTCCGTCCCTGGAGTCGGGCCGAGGAAAGTGTCCCTTCAGTCCCAGAGAAGCCTTCACTGCCCGACTGACTG ACGGGGAGCTGTACGCTGGGACCTCAGTGGATTTCATGGGGGCGAACGCCGCCGTCTTCAGGGCGTCGATCCACGGCGACAGTCAACATTACATCCGCACCGAAGCCTACGACCACAACTGGCTCAACG AGCCGGAGTTCGTGGGCTCCTTCTCCATCCCCGACACTCACAGTCCAGACGACGACAaagtttatttcttcttcaaGGAGCGAGCGGTGGAGGCCAGTCAGTGGGACCGGAGGGTTTACAGCCGAGTGGCTCGAGTCTGCAAG AATGACGTCGGGGGAAAGCGGAGTCTGATTAACCGTTGGACCACCTTCCTCAAGGCCCGGCTGGTCTGTTCTGTTCCAGGACCGTCTGGAGTCGACACCCAGTTCGATGAGCTCG AGGACATCTTTGTCCTGGAGACCAAGGACCCTCAAAACCCAACTATCTACGGAGTCTTCAGCACATCCAG ctcTGTATTTCGTGGCTCTGCGGTTTGTGTTTACTCCATGGCCTCCATCCGAGCTGCTTTCAACGGACCCTTCGCCCATAAAGAGGGTCCCGACTATCGCTGGGTGGAGTTTAAAGGACGCATCCCGTACCCCAGACCTGGAACCGTGAGTCCACACTTCACCCACTCAGACACATTAATTACTGCTGTTATTACCATTTAG